In Triticum dicoccoides isolate Atlit2015 ecotype Zavitan unplaced genomic scaffold, WEW_v2.0 scaffold18393, whole genome shotgun sequence, the sequence tcgagacttgtaatataatgttctatctttgttcagtctttttaattcggagactaatatgatgaattgtattcggagactaatatgatgaattgtattcaaagactaatcttctattgtatttgatgaatctattgttgatgtgtgctgtctatattttgtcaaattatacattatgtaacctgtgcaaaaaacagaaaataaaaaaataaaaaaaacctaatattcatactaatggcgcatcacacgacagtgcgccattagtatgacagtgcatactaatggcgcatcaccgggcagtgcgccattagtatgctgcggttactaatggcgcatccagaggtggtgcgccattagtatgccaaagcacctgggtgtacatgccaactgggaggcatactaatggcgcaccctcgcatatactaatggcgcaccaggtggtgcgccattagtataccagatactaatggcgcaccagctggtgcgccattagtaaaaattactaatggcgtgctgtcagtggcgcaccagtgatgcgccattaatggccatattaggtgcgccattagtagtggtatttctagtagtgctcTTGTCACGTTCTCTCCCCCTCACCTTCCTCCTGACACACCCACGCACCTCCCTCGACTTTGATTTAGATCGGGAACCCCCGGCCGcccgcctcttcctctccctcctgacCACGGCGagctcccttccccctccctcacacCAGATCCAGGGCATGGAGCCGTGGTGAGCTCCTTCCCCAACCCTCCTCACCAGATCCAGAGGAGAGCAGGTGACCACGTCCTCCGGCGACGGCGTTGCTCCGGGGTGTGGAGGCCGCCGAGCTGCAGGAGGAGGAGCTCCCTGCCACCCCAAGGCCCCAGATCCAGCCGCCACGGACAAGGAGCCCGCGGCCATGGCGACCTAGCAGGCACCACAGGAGGAGGCCGGCCATGGCGACACCGGATCTGGAATCTCCGGGGTCCTCTACAAGTGGGTCAACTATGGCTGCGGGTGGCGGCCCCGCTGGTTCGCGCTCAGCGACGGCGTGCTCTCCTACTACAAGATCCACGGGCCCGACCGCGTCGACCTCTCCCGCGACACCGACCGCGGCGCCAAGGTCATCGGCGAGGACTCGCTTCGCCGCCTCGCGCgcccctcctccgcctccgccccccACCCCAACGGCCACGGCCACCACCAGACGCCCCGCAAGCCCCTCGGCGAAATCCACCTCAAGGTCAGTCGCCCGCTCGATGCTTCgattcgctcctctgatccgcagaTCCATTTCCCTCTGTCTCTGACGCTGAAACGGGTGGTTGACGTGCAGGTGTCGACCGTCAGAGAGAGCAGATCGGACGACAGGAGGTTCTCCATCTTCTCGGGGACCAAGAGGCTGCACGTGCGGGCCGAGACGAGGGAGGGCAGGGCCGCGTGGCTCGAGGCGCTCCGTGCCACCAAGGAGATGTTCCCGAGGATGTCCACCAGCGAGATGGTCGGGCCGGGGGACACTGCGGCGGCCGTGGCGGTCTCCACCGAGCGCCTGAAGAAGCGCCTGCAGCAGGAAGGGGTCAGTGATGCTGCCATTGCTGACAGTGAGAGGATCGTGCGGGAGGAGTTCGAGGTGCTGCATAAGCAGCTTGTGCTTCTCAA encodes:
- the LOC119344758 gene encoding oxysterol-binding protein-related protein 1C-like, with the translated sequence APQEEAGHGDTGSGISGVLYKWVNYGCGWRPRWFALSDGVLSYYKIHGPDRVDLSRDTDRGAKVIGEDSLRRLARPSSASAPHPNGHGHHQTPRKPLGEIHLKVSTVRESRSDDRRFSIFSGTKRLHVRAETREGRAAWLEALRATKEMFPRMSTSEMVGPGDTAAAVAVSTERLKKRLQQEGVSDAAIADSERIVREEFEVLHKQLVLLKQKQALLLDTLRHLEVFISI